One window of Methanobacterium alkalithermotolerans genomic DNA carries:
- a CDS encoding DNA-directed RNA polymerase subunit B'', with amino-acid sequence MKKSTWGLVDAFFDEYNLVDHHINSYNDFVNHRIQDIIDITESIVLEQGEYSVETGKLEIRKPFTKEADGSKSLIFPTEARLRNLTYSAHMYLDMRLIKKEEPAPDFEKVYIGELPLMLKSDICHLAGLNKKELKDKGEDPQDAGGYFIVNGSERAIVTMEEIAPNKVILERIGEIHDRRAKAIVTSIKSGFRARISLEYRKPRKTGVFLRISFPYVPGEIPLVILLRAMGLATDEEIITHISDDFNFQMIVADDIQVSEQALKIEAQEMEELSTEERREYLTKSAIKYIGNRVAKGMTEEYRIRRAEDVIDRYLLPHMGVESDKREDKATYLAEMTEMLLQVISEQREPHDKDHYTNKRLRVSGDLMEDLFRVAFTSLTRDMTYQLERSLARGKEPSVKQAVRSDVLTENIKHAIATGNWVGGRAGVSQLLDRTSYMGTLSHMRRVVSPLSRSQPHFEARDLHPTQFGKICPNETPEGPNCGLVKNLALMSKISEGSDPEEIENIIKKMGVLN; translated from the coding sequence TCTTAGAACAGGGAGAATATTCGGTTGAAACCGGAAAACTGGAAATTAGAAAACCTTTTACCAAGGAAGCCGATGGTTCCAAAAGTTTAATATTTCCTACTGAAGCCCGTTTAAGGAATTTAACTTATTCTGCTCACATGTATCTGGATATGAGGCTTATTAAAAAAGAAGAACCTGCTCCTGATTTTGAAAAGGTGTATATCGGGGAACTTCCTTTAATGTTAAAGTCCGATATCTGTCACCTGGCAGGATTGAATAAAAAAGAACTCAAGGATAAAGGTGAAGATCCTCAAGATGCAGGAGGTTACTTCATTGTCAATGGATCAGAACGGGCTATTGTTACCATGGAAGAAATTGCACCTAATAAAGTTATTCTGGAAAGAATAGGTGAAATTCATGATAGAAGAGCTAAAGCTATAGTTACTTCCATTAAAAGTGGTTTCAGAGCTAGAATTTCTTTGGAATATCGGAAACCAAGAAAAACTGGGGTCTTCTTAAGAATTTCCTTCCCTTATGTTCCCGGAGAGATACCTCTGGTAATATTACTGAGGGCTATGGGGCTGGCCACTGATGAAGAAATCATTACTCATATTTCAGATGACTTTAATTTCCAGATGATTGTGGCGGATGATATACAGGTTTCAGAGCAGGCCCTGAAGATTGAAGCTCAGGAAATGGAAGAACTATCTACTGAAGAACGTCGAGAATATCTAACTAAAAGTGCCATTAAATACATTGGTAACCGGGTTGCCAAAGGGATGACTGAAGAATACAGGATAAGAAGAGCAGAAGACGTTATTGATAGGTACCTACTTCCCCATATGGGTGTTGAATCTGATAAAAGAGAAGATAAAGCCACTTATCTGGCTGAAATGACAGAAATGCTACTTCAGGTTATTTCCGAGCAGAGAGAACCACACGATAAGGATCATTACACTAATAAAAGACTCCGGGTTTCTGGAGATTTGATGGAAGATTTATTCCGGGTTGCATTTACAAGTTTAACAAGAGACATGACTTATCAATTAGAAAGGAGCTTGGCTAGAGGAAAAGAACCTTCTGTAAAACAGGCTGTAAGATCTGATGTTTTAACTGAAAATATTAAACACGCCATAGCCACCGGTAACTGGGTGGGTGGAAGAGCAGGAGTAAGCCAACTACTGGATCGTACCAGTTATATGGGAACACTTTCCCATATGAGGAGGGTAGTTTCTCCATTAAGTAGAAGCCAACCTCACTTTGAAGCACGGGATCTGCATCCAACTCAATTTGGTAAAATATGTCCCAATGAAACTCCGGAGGGCCCTAACTGTGGGCTGGTGAAAAACCTGGCTTTAATGTCCAAGATATCTGAAGGCTCAGATCCTGAGGAAATCGAAAATATCATTAAGAAAATGGGGGTTCTTAATTAA